One Glycine max cultivar Williams 82 chromosome 6, Glycine_max_v4.0, whole genome shotgun sequence DNA segment encodes these proteins:
- the LOC100796598 gene encoding uncharacterized protein, producing MPLPTVVSPFSSSSGTFLSTVTARSSLPPKRNVSPSPSPFSTLSRRDIALLSFFSLSLSAPSSAIDIGISGPKDWLKEQKKKASKYLLAPVDASRQILRSAYLTLTETDAAYTDEDLEKMQQLFISAARDCVPQDRNSFVTLQANTGVEVCTFRLIVKNAASLLGNKDPVKLKAEALLDNLIRSFTSVSGLASETNIQLASDRKKIADAVSDTISDLDKFEQGIRDCLET from the exons ATGCCACTGCCAACGGTCGTTTCcccattttcttcttcctcaggcACCTTCTTATCCACAGTTACCGCGCGCTCTTCACTCCCTCCAAAACGCAACGTCTCCCCTTCCCCTTCCCCCTTCTCCACTCTCTCTCGCAGAGACATTGCTCTGCTTTCCttcttctccctctccctctcagCACCATCCTCCGCCATCGACATTGGCATCT CAGGACCGAAGGATTGGCTGAAAGAGCAAAAAAAGAAGGCCTCCAAGTACCTATTGGCCCCCGTCGATGCCTCCCGCCAAATCCTTCGCTCTGCCTATCTCACGCTCA CGGAAACTGACGCTGCTTATACGGATGAGGATTTGGAGAAGATGCAGCAGCTCTTTATATCTGCTGCCAGGGATTGCGTCCCACAGGACCGGAATTCTTTCGTCACTCTCCAAGCCAACACCGGAGTAGAG GTGTGCACCTTTCGATTGATTGTGAAGAATGCAGCTTCGTTGCTTGGAAATAAGGATCCTGTAAAGTTGAAAGCCGAAGCTTTGCTAGATAATCTTATAAG ATCTTTCACCTCTGTCAGTGGGCTGGCAAGCGAAACCAACATTCAACTTGCATCAGATAG GAAAAAGATAGCTGATGCTGTATCAGATACCATATCTGATCTTGACAAATTTGAGCAGGGAATCAGGGATTGCCTTGAAACCTAA
- the LOC100800317 gene encoding putative S-adenosyl-L-methionine-dependent methyltransferase BCG_1768c — protein sequence MSDKEVVVNGLSEDQAGQELKLPDLLNSDAVREIHANIEKEWDFLQRSACQTAAGRALWKHAIHDPLADLLAGETYLRNLHEKIKKDILNNARETSGVILAVRTLWFDSRLEDALNSTNGKEAQVVLLGAGMDTRAYRLSCLKDSDVFEVDFPQVLDVKTTILQAAKDSSYDSQHIMSKAKSLTRVAADIRESDWLEKLEIAGYLPEKSTVWILEGILYYLTQSHAMQVLRILANKCALIHTVLLADFMNKPSTTLSNSAFQFYSDWPDQLLPSIGFTHVKLSQIGDPDAHFGLLNDPLNLFNKLRSLPRSLQTNPDDGAPCCRLYLVEASGSPDQNASHNGPITQT from the exons ATGTCAGATAAAGAAGTAGTAGTAAATGGGTTGTCTGAGGACCAAGCAGGGCAAGAACTGAAGCTTCCAGACTTGTTGAACAGTGATGCTGTTAGAGAAATCCATGCTAATATCGAAAAAGAATGGGATTTTCTTCAAAGGTCAGCTTGCCAAACCGCTGCGGGAAGGGCTCTGTGGAAGCATGCCATCCATGATCCACTGGCTGACTTGCTGGCAGGGGAGACTTACTTGAGAAACCTCCATGAAAAGATCAAGAAAGACATTCTCAACAATGCTCGCGAAACTTCCGGAGTCATTCTTGCCGTTCGAACCCTTTGGTTTGATTCTAGACTAGAAGATGCCCTTAATTCCACTAATGGCAAAGAAGCACAGGTTGTTCTCCTTGGTGCAG GAATGGACACGAGggcatatcgtttgagttgctTGAAGGACAGCGATGTCTTTGAGGTTGACTTTCCACAAGTCTTGGATGTAAAAACCACTATTTTACAAGCGGCTAAGGACTCCTCATACGACTCCCAGCATATTATGTCCAAAGCCAAATCCTTAACCAGAGTAGCAGCTGACATAAGAGAAAGTGACTGGTTGGAAAAGCTAGAGATTGCAGGGTACTTGCCTGAGAAGAGCACTGTTTGGATTCTAGAAGGCATTCTCTACTACCTCACTCAATCCCATGCCATGCAAGTGCTAAGGATTTTAGCTAACAAATGCGCCCTAATCCACACAGTCCTCTTAGCAGACTTCATGAATAAGCCATCAACCACGCTATCCAATTCAGCATTCCAATTTTACAGCGATTGGCCAGACCAACTCTTGCCATCCATTGGCTTCACTCATGTAAAACTTTCACAAATTGGAGACCCAGATGCACATTTTGGTCTCTTGAATGATCCGTTAAATCTCTTCAACAAGCTCCGAAGCTTGCCTAGATCGTTACAAACCAATCCAGATGATGGAGCACCATGCTGTCGATTGTACTTGGTGGAAGCTTCTGGTTCACCTGATCAAAATGCTTCACATAACGGGCCAATCACTCAGACCTGA
- the LOC100804572 gene encoding DUF21 domain-containing protein At1g47330, whose product MAAEIPCCGTKFSLYVLVIIGLVCFAGLMAGLTLGLMSLGIVDLEVLIKSGRPQDRIHAAKIYPVVKNQHLLLCTLLIGNSLAMEALPIFLDSLVHPAAAILISVTLILMFGEILPQAICTRYGLTVGATLAPLVRVLLIVFFPFSYPISKVLDWMLGKGHAALLKRAELKTFVNFHGNEAGKGGDLTHDETTIITGALELTEKTAKDAMTPISKAFSLDLDATLNLETLNSIMTIGHSRVPVYAGEKTNIIGLVLVKNLFMVDSKAAVPLRKMLIRKIPRVSENMPLYDILNEFQKGHSHIAVVYRDLNDKNEAPKKVNDGEQLDLKDKHKNNGENASLAKGVKLESHDSLITDGAQQAKKSPPATPAFKKRHRGCSYCILDLDNAPLPVFPPNEVVVGVITMEDVIEELLQEEILDETDEYVNIHNKIKVNMNASKEKAPDTNLLQPSQAVQGHTPTNSISTATSATGSPTTIDLISESESLRNQ is encoded by the exons ATGGCGGCAGAGATACCGTGCTGTGGAACAAAGTTTTCACTGTACGTGTTGGTGATCATAGGATTGGTCTGCTTCGCTGGCCTAATGGCTGGTCTCACTCTCGGACTCATGTCTTTGGGAATCGTCGACCTCGAAGTTCTCATCAAATCTGGTCGTCCTCAGGATCGCATCCACGCTG cGAAAATTTATCCGGTGGTTAAGAACCAGCATCTTCTGCTTTGCACGCTTTTAATTGGAAACTCCTTAGCCATGGAG GCTCTTCCCATTTTTCTTGATTCACTGGTCCATCCCGCCGCGGCAATCTTGATTTCAGTCACACTCATCCTCATGTTTGGAGAG ATATTGCCGCAAGCAATTTGCACAAGATATGGATTGACGGTTGGAGCAACGCTGGCTCCACTTGTTCGTGTTCTTCTTATagttttcttccctttttcttATCCAATCAGCAAG GTTCTTGATTGGATGTTGGGCAAAGGACATGCTGCCCTTTTGAAGAGGGCAGAGCTCAAGACTTTTGTGAATTTTCATGGAAATGAG gCTGGTAAAGGAGGAGATTTAACCCACGACGAGACAACCATTATAACCGGTGCACTTGAATTGACAGAAAAGACTGCAAAAGATGCCATGACTCCCATATCAAAGGCATTTTCCCTTGATCTGGATGCAACTCTAAATTT GGAGACACTGAATTCAATAATGACAATTGGTCATAGTAGAGTTCCGGTTTATGCAGGAGAAAAAACCAATATTATTGGACTTGTTCTG gttaaaaatctatttatggTTGATTCAAAGGCTGCAGTTCCTCTAAGAAAAATGCTCATCAGAAAAATTCCTCG TGTTTCAGAGAACATGCCTCTCTATGATATACTGAACGAATTTCAGAAGGGTCACAGTCATATTGCAGTTGTGTATAGGGATCTAAATGATAAAAACGAAGCCCCAAAAAAGGTTAACGATGGGGAACAACTTGATCTTAAGGACAAGCATAAGAATAACGGAGAGAATGCATCCTTGGCTAAAG GTGTGAAATTGGAGTCACATGATTCTTTGATTACTGATGGCGCTCAGCAAGCAAAGAAAAGTCCACCAGCAACTCCTGCTTTTAAAAAGCGACATAGAGGTTGTTCATATTGCATCCTGGACCTTGATAATGCTCCCCTGCCAGTGTTTCCACCCAATGAAGTGGTTGTTGGTGTTATTACAATGGAGGATGTCATTGAAGAGCTTCTTCAG GAGGAGATACTAGATGAAACTGATGAATATGTCAATATCCACAACAA GATAAAAGTTAACATGAATGCTTCTAAGGAGAAGGCTCCTGATACAAATCTGTTGCAGCCTTCTCAAGCAGTTCAAGGACACACGCCAACTAATTCAATTTCTACAGCTACTTCTGCAACGGGCTCACCTACCACAATTGATCTAATCTCCGAAAGTGAGTCACTAAGGAATCAATAG
- the LOC100808824 gene encoding transcriptional regulator ATRX homolog — translation MGKKNRQKTKELSVAIAEASSKGGDTEEQQQQQQPQPPRKRGRPRKVVVVETESEVKKVEPKEEPEASTSSATKKEEQHRRQQVELTSESVACKRITKEEIQVPKGEPSRSRARRKSKPRKST, via the coding sequence ATGGGGAAAAAGAATCGCCAAAAAACGAAGGAACTTTCGGTAGCGATAGCTGAGGCTTCATCCAAAGGAGGTGACActgaagaacaacaacaacaacaacaacctcagcCTCCTCGAAAAAGAGGGAGACCTCGtaaggttgttgttgtggaaACGGAAAGCGAAGTGAAAAAAGTGGAACCAAAAGAGGAACCAGAAGCTTCTACTTCTTCAGCAACGAAGAAAGAAGAACAACATAGGAGGCAACAAGTGGAGTTAACATCAGAATCGGTGGCATGCAAAAGAATCACAAAGGAAGAGATTCAAGTCCCAAAAGGGGAACCCTCGAGAAGCAGGGCGAGGAGGAAAAGCAAACCCAGAAAAAGCACTTAA